A DNA window from Fusobacterium sp. JB019 contains the following coding sequences:
- a CDS encoding GTP-binding protein, translating to MAKEKFDRSKPHVNIGTIGHVDHGKTTTTAAISKVL from the coding sequence ATGGCAAAAGAAAAATTTGACAGAAGTAAACCCCATGTAAACATTGGTACAATAGGACACGTTGACCACGGAAAAACAACTACAACAGCAGCTATCTCTAAGGTATTAG